One region of Polaribacter pectinis genomic DNA includes:
- a CDS encoding ligand-binding sensor domain-containing protein, producing the protein MNFKLKLFSFFTFIFFQTVIAQNTVEFLQLSGENASTQSITYAIKQDKDGNVWIGSEEGILKHNSVNYKNYNTYNGLPETLSNRTTEIFIDSKNNIWAGLEKGVCLYNKELDKFDLIQNKNNINPSLITSIDEDSEGNIWIGAFNGLWEYNTKTQELNLKKFEEPIEALTIASNKIFFGTEKGLFIYNISKNNIQEIDLDSALKNIYHLSSVRNTVYVGTKQGVVFNLKIMLNEVSFNKVLRDFKNPIKDIIAKDSESIYVATDGDGIYHLDAQNKTLNHFIQNSNNPTSISSNGIYDLELSKDGILWVATYGGGINYFNPKKLPFYKIQHQLNNINSLSNNFTRSIAKDKNNNLLLV; encoded by the coding sequence TTGAATTTTAAATTAAAATTATTTTCTTTTTTTACATTTATTTTCTTTCAAACTGTAATTGCACAAAACACAGTAGAATTTTTACAGTTGTCAGGAGAAAATGCTTCCACTCAAAGTATTACCTATGCAATTAAGCAAGACAAAGATGGGAATGTTTGGATTGGTTCTGAAGAAGGTATTCTAAAGCATAATTCTGTTAACTACAAAAACTATAATACTTATAATGGATTACCAGAAACATTAAGTAATAGAACAACAGAAATTTTTATTGATAGTAAAAATAATATTTGGGCTGGTTTAGAGAAAGGAGTTTGTTTGTATAATAAAGAGTTAGATAAATTTGATTTAATTCAGAATAAAAATAATATAAATCCTTCTCTAATTACTAGTATTGATGAGGATTCTGAAGGAAATATTTGGATTGGTGCTTTTAATGGTTTGTGGGAATATAATACAAAAACACAAGAATTAAATCTTAAAAAATTTGAAGAACCTATTGAAGCTTTAACAATAGCTTCTAATAAAATATTTTTTGGTACAGAAAAAGGGCTTTTTATTTATAATATTAGTAAGAATAATATACAAGAAATTGATTTAGATTCAGCACTTAAAAATATATATCATTTAAGTAGTGTAAGAAATACTGTATATGTTGGCACAAAACAAGGTGTGGTTTTCAATTTAAAGATAATGTTAAATGAAGTGTCTTTTAATAAGGTTTTAAGAGATTTTAAAAATCCTATAAAAGATATTATTGCAAAAGATAGTGAAAGTATTTATGTTGCTACAGATGGAGATGGAATCTATCATTTAGATGCACAAAATAAAACCTTAAATCATTTTATACAAAACTCCAATAATCCTACTTCAATTTCTAGTAACGGAATATATGATTTGGAGTTAAGTAAAGATGGTATTTTATGGGTAGCCACTTATGGTGGTGGTATAAACTATTTTAACCCTAAAAAACTTCCTTTTTATAAAATTCAACATCAATTAAATAATATTAATAGCCTTTCTAACAACTTTACAAGAAGTATAGCAAAAGATAAGAATAACAATCTTTTGTTGGTGTAA
- a CDS encoding tyrosine-type recombinase/integrase: protein MNNLPTIVLEQKVHRKIPQLLLKFKYNDLLKDTLKKIKGSKWSITLRAWYIEDTSQNLELVHKYFDRIAIIDDSKISKKTLFKRNLTEDEKVLLNQYYSYLKGKRYSLSTIQTYTFFVADFINFHTKTPLNELNNRSVELFIEKVFIERKYSVSSQRQFISGLKLFIAFYPHTQINDLVLERPKKSRKLPNVLSQEEVLDIIRSTQNLKHRAILALIYSCGLRISELINLELIDFHIDRKQLIVKDSKGRKDRYVSLAESFLPLLSNYYYSYKPKKFFVEGQKGGKYSAESVRQFLKKSCLKANIKKPVTPHTLRHSYATHLLENGVDIRYIQSLLGHSKPETTMIYTHVKRKDLLEIQNPLDLALQKLKNTDNNNEKLGLSPKI, encoded by the coding sequence ATGAATAATCTACCTACTATTGTTTTAGAACAAAAAGTCCATCGAAAAATACCTCAACTATTATTAAAGTTTAAGTATAACGACTTATTAAAAGATACTTTAAAAAAAATTAAAGGTTCTAAATGGAGCATAACTTTAAGAGCGTGGTATATTGAAGATACAAGTCAAAATTTAGAATTAGTCCATAAATATTTTGATAGGATAGCCATTATAGATGATAGTAAAATATCTAAAAAAACACTTTTTAAACGGAACCTTACTGAAGATGAAAAAGTACTACTTAACCAATATTACTCTTACCTAAAAGGTAAAAGATATAGTTTAAGCACAATACAAACCTACACATTCTTTGTAGCTGATTTTATTAATTTTCACACTAAAACCCCTTTAAACGAATTAAACAACAGAAGTGTAGAGCTGTTTATAGAAAAAGTATTCATTGAACGTAAATATTCTGTAAGCTCCCAAAGGCAGTTCATTAGTGGATTGAAATTATTTATAGCATTCTATCCACACACACAAATTAATGATTTAGTTTTAGAAAGACCTAAAAAATCAAGAAAACTACCAAATGTACTCTCACAGGAAGAAGTTTTAGACATTATAAGATCTACACAAAACTTAAAACACAGAGCTATTCTTGCATTAATTTATTCTTGTGGATTAAGAATAAGTGAATTGATAAATTTAGAGTTAATAGATTTTCACATAGATAGAAAACAACTAATTGTTAAAGATAGTAAAGGCCGAAAAGATAGATATGTAAGTTTAGCTGAAAGTTTTCTACCGCTACTATCCAATTATTATTATTCTTACAAACCGAAAAAATTTTTCGTTGAAGGGCAAAAAGGTGGAAAATATAGTGCTGAAAGTGTTAGACAATTTTTAAAAAAGAGTTGTTTAAAAGCGAATATAAAAAAGCCAGTAACACCACATACATTAAGACATAGTTACGCAACTCATTTATTAGAAAACGGAGTAGACATAAGATACATACAATCTCTACTAGGACATTCAAAACCAGAGACTACTATGATTTACACACACGTAAAAAGAAAGGATTTATTAGAAATTCAAAATCCGTTAGATTTAGCTTTACAGAAATTAAAAAACACGGATAATAATAACGAAAAACTTGGTTTATCCCCTAAAATATAA